One Janthinobacterium sp. TB1-E2 genomic region harbors:
- a CDS encoding ABC transporter substrate-binding protein yields the protein MASTFRISSFLNTKALAVAVALAAQFPLAVHAADTVRLGNLKFAHYGAVAYMKEIAPKYDLKIEERIFAKGLDIVPAMIAGEIDVSASALEAAITGRATGLPVYLVGGFAKGGVQIVGRPDLNIKGIADLKGKKVGVTRGGPQEILLFAELTKAKLTWSDKPGKDVQILYMGYPDLNQALLTKDIDVMSQSEPYSTQAIHKKYGAAIIKPYDTPLGEPVRALVMTEKMYKEKPAVAQRFMDCFVAATRAFLADPKLAEKYVRESMFKNQITSDDYRDAIDNAIFTEDITQSHVQLTTDYMVKFGVGRMAKAPAAKDWVKLDLLEKAKKSYAPR from the coding sequence ATGGCAAGCACCTTCCGCATCTCGTCCTTCCTCAACACCAAGGCACTGGCCGTGGCCGTCGCACTGGCCGCGCAATTCCCGCTGGCCGTCCACGCGGCCGATACCGTACGCCTGGGCAACCTGAAATTCGCCCATTACGGCGCCGTCGCCTACATGAAGGAAATCGCGCCGAAATACGACCTGAAGATCGAAGAGCGCATTTTCGCCAAGGGCCTCGACATCGTGCCGGCCATGATCGCCGGCGAAATCGACGTATCCGCCAGCGCGCTGGAAGCGGCCATCACGGGCCGCGCCACGGGCTTGCCCGTGTACCTGGTGGGCGGCTTTGCCAAGGGCGGCGTGCAGATCGTCGGCCGTCCCGACCTGAACATCAAGGGTATCGCCGACCTGAAAGGCAAGAAAGTCGGCGTCACGCGCGGCGGTCCGCAGGAAATCCTGCTGTTTGCCGAATTGACCAAAGCCAAGCTGACCTGGTCCGACAAACCGGGCAAGGACGTGCAGATCCTGTACATGGGCTACCCGGACCTGAACCAGGCGCTGCTGACCAAGGATATCGACGTCATGAGCCAGTCCGAGCCGTACTCGACCCAGGCCATCCACAAGAAATATGGCGCGGCCATCATCAAGCCCTACGACACGCCGCTGGGCGAGCCCGTGCGCGCGCTCGTGATGACGGAAAAAATGTACAAGGAAAAGCCGGCCGTGGCCCAGCGCTTCATGGATTGCTTCGTCGCCGCCACGCGGGCATTTTTGGCCGACCCGAAACTGGCGGAAAAATACGTGCGCGAATCGATGTTCAAGAACCAGATCACCTCTGACGATTACCGCGACGCCATCGACAACGCCATCTTCACGGAAGACATCACGCAAAGCCACGTGCAGCTGACCACCGACTACATGGTGAAATTCGGAGTGGGCCGCATGGCCAAAGCGCCTGCCGCCAAGGATTGGGTCAAGCTGGATCTGCTGGAAAAAGCCAAGAAGT